In Carya illinoinensis cultivar Pawnee chromosome 9, C.illinoinensisPawnee_v1, whole genome shotgun sequence, the following are encoded in one genomic region:
- the LOC122276837 gene encoding glutaredoxin-C9-like — MQVAKKSGIQMDHGIAINSGAAASVKLGMSPYELVRELAASNAVVVFSMSGCCMCTVAKQLLRGLGVGPLVIELDQHANGPEIEAVLYEVCQDGQQPIPAVFVGGKFLGGVESLMACHINGSLVPLLKDAGALWL; from the coding sequence ATGCAGGTCGCGAAGAAATCAGGAATCCAAATGGACCACGGCATTGCCATCAACAGTGGCGCAGCAGCATCCGTGAAGTTGGGAATGAGCCCTTACGAGCTAGTGCGAGAGCTGGCGGCGTCGAACGCGGTCGTGGTGTTCAGCATGAGCGGGTGCTGCATGTGCACCGTGGCCAAGCAACTTCTCCGCGGCCTCGGTGTCGGGCCCCTAGTCATTGAGCTCGACCAGCACGCCAACGGTCCTGAAATCGAGGCCGTCCTATACGAGGTCTGCCAAGACGGCCAGCAACCGATTCCGGCGGTCTTCGTCGGGGGAAAGTTCTTGGGAGGCGTGGAATCCCTCATGGCCTGCCACATCAATGGCAGCCTGGTGCCTCTCCTCAAGGACGCTGGAGCTCTCTGGCTCTGA